The following is a genomic window from Chloroflexota bacterium.
TTGCCCTAACGGCATGGTGCTGCCCATCCTGCTAGGATAAGTTGAAGGCCCATGAGTAGTGGTCTGGTGGGCACAGGTTATGACCTTGCTCGCCATCCCGCTGTAGACAACACTGGTGGCAAAAGGGAAGGGGATAGTACCAACGAGGACGAATCGAGGATGCTGCCCCCAAAACTGTCTAAGTAGCTGACGCAGCGCGGCAGATGGCTGCCCGCCAAGGTGAATTGTCATCCCGTGGCTAACATTCCGCTTGATGGCATCCTCCAGGGTAGTCACCTTGTCCTCTCCCTCATCTCCGGGCTTTGATAAGCCCCTAATGATTTCAGTAAGTCTCTTTTGCATCTGATATCATCCTCCTCTTGTCTCGGCATGCCGACCCAGCCGTTAGTAAGTATACCAGCAGGTCAATTTGAGGTCTCATTATTAACGGGTCGTAGGAAGAGGTTGCCTTGAATACCAGTTGGTGTTCGCGCTGGGTTTGGTATGTTAGAATGTTGTGGGGTTGCTTGCTACTCGCCGAAGCAGGCCAAGGATATCCGGCCGAGATCGGTGGTGCACGGGTGATCCCGTCAAGGAAGTCTACATCGGCTGAAAGGGGACTCAGATGAATGAGAAGGCGAATGCGAAGCAGAAAGCGGTCATAGTGGTGGACATGCAAAAAGACAACGTCGGCGAGTTCTGCCGGGCCATCATACCAAACATCAAGCTTCTCCTGAAGGAAGCGAGAAGTAGAGGAATTCCCATCATCTTCGCCTGCGACAGCCGGTACCCAGACGACTTCGTTTTCACCAGAACGGGACACCCGCCCCGTACTATCCGGGGGACCGAGGGAGTGAAGGTCATAGAAGAACTGGACCCAAGACCAGCCGATATTACCGTGGAAAAGAGGATGCTCAGCGGATTCTTCGGAAGCGACCTCGATTTCACACTCCGACAGAAAGGTACGGAGACCCTCATCGTGGCGGGCGTGGCCACCTGGGCCTGCGTCCTGAAGACGGCCTTTGATGCGGTGGAACTGGGATATAACGTAATGGTCCCGGCAGATTGCTGCGCCTCGCCATCCGCGGAAGCCCATGAAGCCGCACTGAAAGTATTCAAACAAATGGGCATTCTGAAACTATCGTTGAAAGAGGTGATCGAAACGCTTTAGGGGTGGTTGGGTGGAAGGATGAGCAAGTCTTGCTACGGTCGAACGACATCATCTACGGCGTTATCATCTGCATCGACTCCACCTTGATCTGGAGGGACAGGCCTTTCCGGGTAGAGTGGGGTAGGCCGGGATTGGCGTGCTCTACTAAGCACTCCACAGACGCACATCATTCAGTCTGAAGTCCTTTGCATCCCAGTGAAGCACATGACCGCTACGATGCTTAACACAGTGTGTTGTTGCAATATGCTTGCCATTTGGATGATAATGTTTGATAATTAGGGAGGTAGAATCTGGCCACGAGCAGGATGGGGTAGCGGCAATACATTCACTGGTCAATCGACCGTCCTGGATTTTGGTCCAAATATTGAACTCATCAAATAGGAGATTTAGAATGTCATTGGTCACTTGGGCGGTGGGTATTCTACGCACGCCGATGCCCCAGTATGGGAGGTGAAATCATGCGCACAGAATTCATTAATCTCATGACTGCTTACTTGTCGGGGTGGAACACCATACGTGATTGTGTCGAATGGCTTGCTAGCATAGACTGGGATTCCCCTGCTCTGGATACAGAGAGCCGAGAGTCGCTGGGACGTGCGGAGTTGTTAGCTACTGAAGTCATCGAGGGCTTGCGTCCTGAAGGTGATTTCTGGAACAATGCTGCTCAACTAGTTGAACGTGAGACCAATTCCATATATGTCAGACAGTTGTTCAGTACGGACTTCAGGGTGGCCACTTGTTCCAATGACGTCACCACCCTGCCTCCAGTGTTTACCGTGTCGGTGGGGCAGGGGTCACAATCCTGGAGTATATTACCTGTACTGGTACCTGCGTAAGAAATTGGTCACCGACATAAATCCTA
Proteins encoded in this region:
- a CDS encoding cysteine hydrolase translates to MNEKANAKQKAVIVVDMQKDNVGEFCRAIIPNIKLLLKEARSRGIPIIFACDSRYPDDFVFTRTGHPPRTIRGTEGVKVIEELDPRPADITVEKRMLSGFFGSDLDFTLRQKGTETLIVAGVATWACVLKTAFDAVELGYNVMVPADCCASPSAEAHEAALKVFKQMGILKLSLKEVIETL